ATTCAAACTGTATATACCTTATAAAAATAGTTACCAAAGATTTTGACGAGCAAATTAGATTATTCCCTAGATAAAAGATTAAATTCTAAGGAAATTTATCACAAATTTGAtccttttaaatttattttaaatgataactaattttataaatatagtaaatttttaatgttaacaattactaatagatatttataaacttaattttcattttaatcattaaaatctaaacaacaattactaaattttaaatcttatatattaagataGCTTAGTTAAAGTATTCTTAAAAAGTTGATACtcaattaatagtattttaaacAATTTCTCAAACTATAATACCATAGATATTTAAGACGTATAGAATTCTAAACAAAGAGTGGTTTCATAGCAGTTAGagggagagaaaaaaaagatttttctgTGTGTACACGCTGGTGGTTTTCATAGTACATATGCTAGAATTTTTAGAGTATTATGTATTGATTTTACtggtattttaaaaaatttatggggacatttttattttccatcAGCTTTTTCAATTTTCGTTGTTATGGTGATCGTAAATTATTTGACGGGTTTTAGagtatttttttccaaaaaatatctTCCGAAAAatctttaaccaaaaaaatctatttttatctaGAGATTTTTATGTGGTATACAATGAAGATGACTGTAGTCTGTTGTAatacatgaaaatattttgattgttaaaaaacgcaaaaaatatcattttgatATTATTGTATTATTAACATTCAACCaagttttttccaaaaaaaaaaaacattcaaccAAGTTTTGATTTGGAATTTATCATTGATTTTTCTTGTACTTGTATGACGGattaaactgttttttttttgtctttttgatgCGATGAATCATATCAGTTTAAATGTTattgttttcttataaataatattgaataaaaaaaatttagacgAAAAGAAGATATTCAAGACGTAGGTCACTCACCACCAGAATTCATACCAATATGTTTGGTTTGGACCGCTCGAAATGTCTTACCAAGATAAGAGGAAcgtttttaccaaaaaaaaaaaagataagaggAACGTGCATATTTGATACTACAATCATATTCGTTTTTTAAGTTATAGTTCCATTATAAAATGGATTGAGTATTTGTATTACCCAAGAATCACAACTttgcttttttttgtcactCAACTTTGCTAAAACCACGTATATTGGCAATATACCAAGATGCCCACTGCCCACCAATTATAACAATAGCCTCTTGTCTAAATCATACCTTATTCCAAAACTCATAATTTCTCAGCTTAcctattttttaaatagatgcTCTCAATAGTAGGACTACATAACGatttaaatattaaagataCATTTGAATAATGAAATCGCAAAAACTACTGGACTATAGTTTCATTAACTCGATTGCTCaccataatattatttattccGTGTTTTCCATCAGCGGAATTATAAACAATAATGATTACTGTTCCGGAAAACTACTCGATTGAGAAAACAAtttatctatactaataaaataaaaatcataatttctttcatgtgtgatttttttatttgaattatccctaaaagattattaaaattttacataactTAACTATAAGCATGGAAGCTACTAAagatctatttttattaaaaaaattgcatATCATATATTACGGTCGTTGTCGATTCGAGGTGGTCATATatattgttcttcttctttttatgaATTGTCTTTATGATCGACCAATCAAGAAATGTTGTCTACTTCATCCTTTTTTTtggggaaaatcgcataaaaaaccctcaaagtgtcacttactagcactttaaaccttgaagttttttcactaacacttttaaccttcaaagtgacatttgtatcataaaaaacctccaaatcaaaaattgaccggttcagcaggtaatttttaaaaataattatttaattaataaaataaacaaataaataaataaaaatccaaaaataaataaaagtcgaaaatttaataaaatttacaaaataaaaaaaaagaaataaaaaaataaattaaaattttagaaaattaaataaatatattaaaaattaaaatattttctaaatattaataaaataactaaatattaataataattaagattaaatttaaatagagaagaactaaataaaaagttcacagtttttttaaaaaaatggaaaatataaaaactcaaaattcaaaattcacaagtgacgatgatggtttctcacataaccattaacaatgacgataattgtcatatctccaatgatagtttccaacatcatcttaaaaatgacaaaaaaatatttttcaaacttttgaattttcatttttttgaaatatatgaattttttattttctgtttttagtttgatctcatttatttttgaattttaattttctaaataataattaatttcggattttttctaacttttttgattcttatgtaattatatattaattaataaaaatcagaaaattagaaaaaatcagaaaattaactaaaatttagaaaattaaaattcaaaactaaatgagattaaattaaaaaacagaaaaataaaattcatatatttcaaaaaaatgaaaattcaaaagtttgaaaaagatttttttttgtcattttcaagatgatgttggaaactatcgttggagatatggcaattatcgtcattgttaatggttatgtgagaaaccatcatcgtcactagtgattttgaattttatattttccatttttaaaaaaaaattgtgaactttttatttagttcttctctatttaaatttaatcttatttattattaactttttagttatttttattaatatttttagaaaataatttaatttttaatatatttatttaattttccaaaattttaatttatttttttgatttttttccatttttgtaaattttattagaatttttcgatttttatttattttttggatttttatttattttatttattttattaattaaataattattttttaaaaattacctgctgaaccggtcaattttttgatttgaaggttttttataatacaaatgtcactttgaaggttaaaagtgttagtgaaaaaacttcaaggtttaaagtgttagtaagtgacactttgagggttttttatgcgattttccccttttttttgtgcaacactGTCCGCTTCATCCATATACAAGTATGAACATGAGAAATgatttatgataaaatatattacttttacGCGTAAATGATCAAAACATGATTCAGATAATGTAGATATGCGGAATGAAATAGTTCATATAAAAATGCATTCACATCGCTCGACATGGGTCGATGATTTAACATAACAAAATAGACAAAAGGTTGTATATCACACAATGTGCATTCATATGTATTCTtctttgttgacaaaaaatgtatttttcttttctctcatgTCTGTTAAAACTTTAAACTGTACCATGGTCGATAAAGTTGAATCTATGGTGCTAATTGCTAAAGGACCACCCTAAGTCTACGACAACTGGATTTAATAGTAAGACAAACATTTTATATGTGTTATATATTGATACATaatgctgattttttttttaagaatattaaattttattcactTCAAAAAACTTttgtacaaaataatattactctgtgttaaaaagtaaaaacctATAGATTATTTAGAGAAGAAAATGAATGAGTCATCTATTTCCAAACCATATATCTATGGCTTTCTCATGTTTGCTTCCCGCTTTCTTTCTCAAAGATGAAATTCAATTTCGAATCAACTTATCCAAAAAATGAGAAGTCGAGTAAGGGATTGAGGAGCTTCTGCCATTCGGCGAATGTTTCTCTTGTGCCATATAGCATGGACTACAGGTTGGAAGCAATATCAAAAGAGGAAGGTTGCGGTTCGATCTTGTAAACCAATCACCAGTCTTTCCATCAAAGAAGACCATAACGCTGATTTTCAATTTCATCTAACATTTGTATTTGTATAGTTTCTCTCATAAAACACAGCTTGGACCAAAGGCTCCAAAACACTAACGCCATGCATATGCATTCTAGTTGCACAACGGAGCTAAGTAGCTAAGAACAAAAGCAAACAAGCACGTAAAGAACGTTGAGGTAGAGCCGACACGGATCCGAATATCCTGGAAATTTGAGATATTTGGATCTTGATTCGAATTCGTCGGATCTGTGGATTTATTATCCGGATCCGAATTCAAGGTTTCTGGGTATTCGGATTTCATATATCCGTCTATATCATATTACTCTCGGATATCGAATCTAGAttcgtaaaaataattaataaaataaaaataataatttcaagaatatgaaaatcttaaaataatacataaattaaatattcatacaatttataaataaatatgaatttaatatttaaaattgaaatatagtattataaaactagttttatgaataaatatcaatatatcaaatataattaataaaaaatttaatatattttataaatacgaTCCAGATCCAATTATTTTTACAgatctttaattttattatccGAATTCGGATCTGGGCGCCTTAGATATTCAAAGTGGATCCAAAATGGATCTCAGACCGAATCCGGATCCCGGATAATAAGTCCTCAGGTCTAGTTGTAGGAGTAAAACAATACCTGCAACATAGTGTTTTGTTCTTTAAGACTTCGAATGGTGATTCCAGACTGAGCGTTGCAACTGCAGTATTGTTCtaaagattataaaaatatattgatatatggTACATGCAGAAATTTTTATTACCGTTAATCGcgttaaaactataaaataacaTTTGTGAATTGTTTATTGCTATTTTTCCACATAGTAGTTAACTgcaaaatgtaaataaatttaccGCATGGTTTGCTTCATTTTACTAGTTGCCTAGTTGGGACTTTTATTTGTTTGTCGTCCGTTCTCTAGTTGATAAAATAGTATGTATTGACATAATTTTGTCACATAGCAAACCAggaaaaatagaaatttatttattatcataACTATTTGTTTTCAACTTCTattgttatatacatataaaataaaaatcaattccAGGTTTGAGGTTACGTGAGATTATTTCTAGAAAAAAATCGAATTTCCAGAAAAAAGTtaatagaaaattattttgtaaaaaccAAGAAGCTTTGCTAAAGaaggaaaataaagaaaaatccaGAGGGCGTAATTGACTGGGCATGTGCACATCAACGTGACCGGACTTCAAGTTCCGAATTCAAATCAATTAATTATACTTTAAAAACCAGAAAGAGACATCTGGaagttttcaaaacaaatatttttagaaaatatatagcagtattaaaaagatataaaaccAGGAAAAagctaaaaaagaaaaaaaaaagcgagGGATCCGTGATTCCAAAGGATTCGCTCTCCCACGCGCCTAACAATCCGTCACATCTCACGCGTTTATCTCTCCCTTTTACATTTCCCCTTctcacattctctctctctctcttttctcttacTATAAAGCCTCATGTTCCCTTCTTCCCATTCTGCACCTCTATCCCTCACTAATTTCAATACTGCCactgataaaataaaaaagtttcaccgaacaaaaaaaaagaaccgaAAGCTTATGGCGGAGGAAAGGCTAACTCGGACTGACTCAGCTGAGAAAAAACGAGTCCGGGACGAGTCTGACGACGCGATTCTCGACTCCCCCGAGGTGAAGAGGCTGAGAGATGATTTACTCGAAGTTCTCGATGACTCGGATCCCGAACCGGTGAGTCAAGAACTCGACTCGGTTATGAAGAGCTTCGAGGACGAGTTATCTTCGACGGTTACGCAAGAGACCCAGCCGGATCTCGGTTACCTTCTCGAGGCTTCCGACGACGAGCTTGGTCTGCCGCCGGTTTCTCCGGTTCCCGTCGTTGCGAAGGAGGTTGAAACGACGGATTTGGTGCGAGCGTCGTCGGATTCGTCTGGAGTCGACGAGTTTTGGGGGTTCGATGACCAATTTTCGAACTACGGCTCGTTGGATTTCGGTTCCGGCGTCGGAGATGGCGGAGATTACGTCGTCGTGGATGGGCTGTTTGGATTTTCCGATGATGGTTTCGATGCCGGCGATCTATTTTCGTGGCGGTCGGAGTCTTTGCCGGCGGAATAAAAAACTTTtcggagtttttttttaattaggtGGGAAATGGTTAAACGGTGACGTTTTGTAAAGCGTGTGTGGCTTTTCCATGTTTTTTAACCCCTATCATTTTATGGTAGATTGttaattttctattaattaattgttAGGATTAGGAAAGTTAAATACTTTGTTAGTGGGGGTAAATTTCTAGATTATTGTAAGCGAATTCGTTTGTTTGTTCTTCCCAGATCTTTAATAGTTTTTGTTAATGTGAAATTTTATTTAGCAGGAGATTTCATTCTCAGTCTCTTTATTTGACACCTTCACTTTTCGATTTAGCCAGATCCTTAATAGTTTTTGTTAAGACATAATGTGAAATTTACTCTCAGTCTCTTGTATTTGACAATTGAcaccttcatttttttttcgaccaaaaaaaaagaaaagaaattagagCAAGTCTGCTCACATCTTTAGAAAAAGGCGACAAAGATAGCCCATGAACCATATCCCCCATAAAGCCCAAACCAAACAACTACTACAAGTATTTCTTCATCGTTTGAGACTGATTTTGGTTTATAGTTAGCCATATATGATTTCTTGAAAACCGAATTTGTGGAGCTAATTGTAACAAGGTGCACATAAAGATCCGGGATAACCGGTCGAGTTAAGCTGGACTAGCTTATAAACCTATCCAGGGTTATATCATGTAATAGTTTTGACTATTAGCAGAAGATGACCTCAGTAAGCTTTTATCGAACTAGGGAAAGTCTATATCTCTCTTTCATAATTTGAGGTCTTGTGGTACCTATCAgtatacaaaaacaaattatataccTTCTTCTGATTTTCCCGTTTCTTAGTCTGTGAGATTAGATAACCTGAGTGTCACATTGCTTGTGCGAAGAACGTGGTTAGACTGCAAAAACATGAGGTTTTGAAGAAGTGTGGTCGTAACATTGGTTGTCTAAAGCTATCTGCAGTTAGATTGTATGCGAAGCAGTTACTCATATACCTTAAAATCTAAAGAACTGTGCTGTTCTTCACTGCGACATAGGCAATATGTTGGTAGGCTATTCTTGTatgtgtttctgttttttttttcctgattGATTCACTAATTTCTAACATCTGGTCGTGACTTGATTGTCTAGGTGAATGGAGCTAGACAACAACGTGTGAAAAGCTTTGTGACTTTAGTAGCTCAATGTTGCTGTTAAAAACGAAGTTACACACTTAATTACACCTTATCTTGTTACTTGTTAGTCGTTTCTAAAGAGCTACAGAAACGTGCATAGTTCTTTTCCCTGGCTCCGCAACAATGGTATATTACGCCTCCATATGGAACTGAAAGGTCCCTTCCCTAAGAAGATGCTTCGCAAGGTGAGCTTTAAGTTTAACATTggagattttatttttcttcggTTTAAAGGCATCCACGTTTAGTTTTGTTCTGATACCTTCTACTATTTAACAATGACCATT
The Raphanus sativus cultivar WK10039 chromosome 1, ASM80110v3, whole genome shotgun sequence DNA segment above includes these coding regions:
- the LOC108853372 gene encoding uncharacterized protein LOC108853372, giving the protein MFPSSHSAPLSLTNFNTATDKIKKFHRTKKKNRKLMAEERLTRTDSAEKKRVRDESDDAILDSPEVKRLRDDLLEVLDDSDPEPVSQELDSVMKSFEDELSSTVTQETQPDLGYLLEASDDELGLPPVSPVPVVAKEVETTDLVRASSDSSGVDEFWGFDDQFSNYGSLDFGSGVGDGGDYVVVDGLFGFSDDGFDAGDLFSWRSESLPAE